In Fusarium falciforme chromosome 9, complete sequence, the following are encoded in one genomic region:
- a CDS encoding Asparaginase — protein MSDTASNGNGHPVVPVIVPETTYPESRVLIIGTGGTICMQQGPDGLQPTDNFLENAMAPRPSFNDRSEPITLPAIRNGEKIQIDSLRTPPTAYDRHVRYGIVEFNPLLDSSSISAHDWDAMASCIQENYHLFDGFVILHGTDSLAYTASALSFMMENLGKPVILTGSQAPIFSLQSDGVDNLLGSLIIAGTFAIPEVCLFFHHRLYRGNRSAKVSATEFEAFASPNCEPLAKVNGLGVTVNWPLILRPTTIAKFHITKGLDTTHVACLRVFPGIKPEMIDAVLHLPDLRGLILETFGMGNIPGGADGRLTQIIKAAVERGLVVVNVSQCVNGFVSPVYAPGTVLGRAGVIFGLDLTAEAALTKVSYLLAQPNLSLKDINEKLSRSLRGEMTEIAHQSFSHPAGTLDFAASHLTPKEMAFSALGYAIENGELGLVKELLQGEGAQLLKQSDYAGNTAVHLAAVAGSTEILLELLQRGASVHERNKANHSPLFVAVKSGKEPCAQLLRVAGAHLAVEERETLPGYVTPQYSQYGQYGGHGF, from the exons ATGTCCGACACCGCCTCCAATGGCAATGGCCACCCCGTGGTGCCCGTGATAGTCCCAGAGACAACTTATCCTGAGTCTCGAGTCCTTATCATTGGTACAGGAGGAACCATCTGCATGCAGCAAGGCCCTGATGGTCTTCAACCTACCGACAACTTCTTGGAGAATGCTATGGCTCCTCGACCATCATTCAACGATAGGTCCGAACCAA TCACACTTCCAGCTATTCGCAACGGCGAAAAGATTCAGATTGACAGTCTCCGCACTCCTCCAACTGCCTATGATCGTCATGTCCGCTATGGAATTGTCGAGTTCAACCCCCTCCTGGACTCGAGCTCCATCTCGGCTCATGACTGGGACGCCATGGCTTCATGCATCCAAGAAAACTACCACCTCTTTGATGGTTTTGTTATCCTACACGGCACTGATTCACTGGCCTACACAGCCTCTGCCCTCTCCTTCATGATGGAGAATCTAGGAAAGCCTGTCATTCTCACCGGTTCCCAGGCACCCATCTTCTCCCTTCAGTCTGATGGCGTCGATAACCTCCTCGGATCTCTCATCATCGCTGGAACCTTTGCCATCCCCGAAGTGTGCCTGTTCTTCCACCACCGCCTCTACCGCGGTAACCGCAGCGCTAAGGTCTCTGCGACTGAATTTGAGGCCTTTGCCAGCCCCAACTGCGAGCCCCTTGCCAAAGTCAACGGCTTGGGTGTCACCGTAAACTGGCCTCTTATCCTCCGCCCAACTACGATTGCAAAGTTTCACATCACCAAGGGCTTAGACACCACACATGTCGCCTGTTTGCGTGTTTTCCCCGGCATCAAGCCCGAGATGATCGATGCTGTGCTTCATCTGCCTGACCTCCGAGGTCTCATCCTTGAGACGTTTGGCATGGGCAACATCCCTGGCGGCGCCGACGGTCGTCTTACACAGATTATCAAGGCTGCAGTTGAGCGAGGTCTCGTTGTAGTCAACGTCAGCCAGTGTGTCAACGGTTTCGTCTCTCCCGTGTACGCTCCTGGTACCGTCCTCGGCCGGGCGGGCGTCATCTTTGGCCTCGATCTCACAGCTGAGGCTGCCCTGACAAAGGTTTCATACCTACTCGCTCAGCCCAACCTCTCGCTCAAGGACATCAACGAGAAACTATCCCGGTCGCTACGGGGCGAGATGACCGAGATCGCTCATCAGAGCTTCTCCCACCCGGCGGGCACTCTCGACTTTGCCGCCTCCCACCTCACGCCCAAGGAGATGGCATTCTCTGCCCTCGGATACGCCATTGAGAACGGCgagctcggcctcgtcaaGGAGCTCCTTCAGGGAGAAGGTGCGCAGCTACTTAAGCAGTCTGACTATGCCGGCAACACAGCGGTGCACCTCGCAGCCGTGGCCGGTAGCACCGAGATCCTGCTGGAGCTCCTGCAGCGCGGCGCGAGTGTACACGAGCGCAACAAGGCCAACCACTCACCTCTCTTCGTGGCCGTCAAGTCTGGAAAGGAGCCCTGCGCACAACTACTGCGTGTCGCAGGCGCACAcctcgccgtcgaggagagagagacgCTCCCGGGCTACGTGACACCTCAGTACAGTCAGTATGGGCAATACGGCGGGCACGGCTTCTAA
- a CDS encoding Serine/threonine-protein kinase BUR1, producing MDKVPDSTPNGTSPRTFALNHSRPRSSFKGCSRISDYELQGKLGEGTFGEVHRARSRKTGALVALKKIIMHHEKDGFPITALREIKLLKLLSHKNILKLEDMAIEHPTRQTDKRKKPIVYMATPYMDHDLSGLLDNPSVHFKEPQIKCYMLQLLEGLRYLHDNNILHRDMKAANLLISNQGILQIADFGLARHYDGPVPEAGRPMGEGRRDYTGLVVTRWYRPPELLLQLRQYTPAIDVWGVGCVFGEMLVGKPILAGESDAHQLEMIWDLMGSPTEETMPRWKSLPGGEHLSPRPRTGNLQNRFRDFGSGPVSLLRELLKLDWRTRINAVDALQHPYFKMQPLPLEPHEIPTYEESHELDRRKFHDRKAALPPAPKGGTVGLGPDANGATAGFNSNEPYGNGRNGVNGSRYRNGPDDQRRPAWQRERPGAGLPPRPPPNDDADYRDRAPPRGRGPPGPRGPDVDTYIPAYRQDDPGRRRDDRPPRDDRPPRDDRPPRDDRPRDERRRRDSRDDRRYDRDRGTMSRSRSPRHDRSRDRERSDRDVYRR from the exons ATGGACAAAGTCCCGGACTCGACGCCAAATGGCACCTCGCCGCGCACATTCGCCCTCAACCATTCGCGGCCCCGTTCCAGCTTCAAGGGCTGCTCGCGAATCTCCGACTATGAACTCCAGGGCAAGCTGGGCGAGGGAACCTTTGG CGAGGTTCATCGAGCCCGATCGCGCAAGACGGGCGCTCTCGTCGCTCTGAAGAAGATCATCATGCATCACGAGAAGGATGGC TTTCCCATCACCGCCCTTCGCGAAATCAAACTGCTCAAGCTTCTATCGCATAAGAATATTCTAAAGCTCGAAGACATGGCCATCGAACACCCCACAAGACAGA CCGACAAGCGCAAAAAGCCCATTGTCTACATGGCTACTCCCTACATGGATCACGATCTCTCCGGTCTTCTCGATAACCCATCCGTCCACTTCAAGGAACCCCAGATCAAGTGCTACATGCTACAGCTGCTCGAGGGCCTTCGATACCTCCACGACAACAACATCCTTCACCGAGATATGAAGGCCGCCAACCTGCTCATCAGCAACCAAGGAATCCTCCAGATTGCCGATTTCGGTTTGGCCCGGCACTACGACGGACCTGTGCCTGAAGCTGGACGGCCCATGGGTGAGGGGCGACGAGACTACACTGGTCTGGTGGTCACAAGATGGTACCGTCCACCTGAGCTTTTGCTTCAGCTGCGGCAATACACCCCCGCTATTGACGTTTGGGGAGTAGG CTGCGTCTTTGGCGAGATGCTGGTGGGGAAGCCTATCTTGGCTGGCGAGAGCGATGCCCACCAGCTTGAGATGATCTGGGACCTGATGGGATCTCCCACCGAAGAGACGATGCCCAGATGGAAATCGCTTCCAGGTGGAGAGCACCTATCGCCTCGACCACGAACAGGGAACCTTCAGAACCGATTCAGAGA CTTCGGATCAGGGCCTGTTTCACTCCTCAGAGAGCTTTTGAAGCTGGATTGGCGGACGCGAATCAACGCCGTTGATGCTCTGCAGCACCCCTACTTCAAGATGCAACCCCTCCCGTTGGAACCCCACGAGATTCCAACGTATGAAGAAAGCCACGAGCTGGACCGAAGAAAGTTCCATGATCGCAAGGCCGCTCTCCCTCCTGCCCCTAAGGGAGGCACGGTGGGTTTGGGACCTGATGCCAATGGTGCTACAGCGGGCTTCAATAGCAACGAACCCTATGGAAACGGTCGCAACGGGGTGAACGGAAGCAGATATCGCAACGGGCCTGATGATCAGCGTCGCCCCGCCTGGCAGCGAGAACGTCCTGGCGCCGGACTTCCCCCGCGTCCACCTCCTAATGATGATGCTGATTATCGGGATCGAGCgcctcctcgaggccgaggcccaCCCGGACCCAGAGGACCGGATGTCGACACATACATCCCGGCTTACAGGCAAGATGATCCTGGTCGACGGAGGGATGACCGGCCACCTCGAGATGATCGGCCGCCTCGGGATGATCGACCACCCCGGGACGACCGACCACGGGatgagcgacgacgacgagacagCAGAGATGATCGCCGCTATGACAGAGATCGTGGCACTATGAGTCGCAGCCGATCACCAAGACACGACCGATCGCGGGATCGAGAGAGGTCAGACCGCGACGTGTACCGGAGGTAG
- a CDS encoding AMPKBI domain-containing protein — protein sequence MGNNPSSSSKPATPTSSAPGSAPGHGHGHESPRHHHRKDARNIIPGHVHRSAAPPEPSMAQAQGSTVVNRPKSLPPTAVSSLSGSPHSGVAVPQKIASSSDARVVPDKTVESKPPAAPRDEPSKPVDVPIEASSVRSHHSAHIPIPEPTLVSNSSITDMYLTRPPRLPLPIDEEVHTPGSPILAPENDQPVPEIELIDSSDGMTRKSSALSATTVDEEDSEELRVDKTRPVVPAKLEWLRGGEKVYVTGTIFQWNRKQRLHPIEDRPGCFSTTVYILPGTHHVRFLVDGIMQTSPDLPTTVDFGNNLVNYIEVNPDDAHQQQAPDPQAAAQAAPQGQKVLPPPKGKAVPPPESYRSQIPKYLVDFDQPEDSPAYQYAVTAIEKLPNPPTLPGFLSKPILNAATLMKDDNSVLNMPNHTILNHLATSSIKNNILAVSATTRYRNKYVTTIVYKPTSSDDG from the exons ATGGGTAACAAcccgtcctcttcctccaagcCGGCGACCCCGACGTCGTCGGCCCCCGGGTCCGCGCCGGGCCACGGACACGGCCACGAGTCGCCCCGGCATCACCACCGCAAGGACGCCCGCAACATCATCCCCGGCCACGTCCACCGATCCGCCGCTCCCCCGGAGCCCTCCATGGCCCAGGCCCAGGGCTCCACCGTCGTCAACCGCCCCAAGAGCCTGCCTCCCACCGCCGTCTCGTCCCTCAGCGGTTCTCCCCACAGCGGCGTCGCCGTGCCGCAAAAGatcgcttcctcctccgatGCCAGGGTCGTTCCGGACAAGACTGTCGAGTCAAAGCCCCCCGCCGCTCCGCGCGATGAGCCTTCCAAGCCAGTCGACGTGCCCATCGAGGCCTCGTCCGTCCGCTCCCACCACTCAGCCCacatccccatccccgagCCGACCCTCGTCTCCAACAGCAGCATCACCGACATGTACCTCACCCGCCCTCCCCGTCTGCCGCTCCCCATCGACGAGGAGGTCCACACACCGGGTTCACCCATCCTCGCGCCCGAGAACGACCAGCCGGTCCCCGAGATCGAGCTGATCGACTCGTCGGATGGCATGACCCGCAAGAGCTCCGCGCTGAGCGCGACAActgtcgacgaggaggacagcGAGGAGCTTCGCGTTGATAAGACAAGACCTGTCGTCCCGGCCAAGCTCGAGTGGCTCCGCGGCGGCGAAAAGGTCTACGTAACGGGCACAATCTTCCAATGGAATCGAAAGCAGCGACTTCATCCCAT CGAAGATCGGCCCGGGTGCTTCAGCACCACCGTCTACATCCTCCCCGGCACCCACCATGTCCGCTTCCTGGTGGACGGTATCATGCAGACGTCTCCCGACCTGCCCACCACTGTCGACTTTGGCAACAACCTCGTCAACTACATCGAGGTCAACCCTGATGACGCCCATCAGCAGCAGGCCCCGGATCCTCAAGCCGCCGCTCAGGCTGCCCCCCAGGGCCAAAAGGTCCTGCCTCCgcccaagggcaaggccgtCCCCCCGCCAGAGTCGTACCGTAGCCAGATCCCCAAGTACCTGGTCGACTTTGACCAGCCAGAGGACTCGCCCGCGTATCAGTACGCCGTCACGGCCATCGAGAAGCTGCCGAACCCTCCCACGCTGCCCGGGTTCCTGAGCAAGCCCATCCTCAACGCGGCGACGCTGATGAAGGACGACAACAGCGTGCTCAACATGCCCAACCACACTATTCTCAACCATCTCGCCaccagcagcatcaagaaCAATATTCTTGCCGTATCGGCCACGACTCGATATAGAAACAAG TATGTCACGACGATTGTCTACAAACCCACGTCTTCGGATGATGGTTAG
- a CDS encoding TRNA N6-adenosine threonylcarbamoyltransferase, translating into MAFSRKSSYIALGCEGSANKLGIGVILHTATETKILSNLRDTFVSPPGTGFLPKDTAAHHRAHFVRLAREALAEARVSPEDVDCICYTKGPGMGAPLNSVAVAARALSLLWDRPLVGVNHCVGHIEMGRYITGADNPVVLYVSGGNSQVIAYAEQRYRIFGETLDIAVGNCLDRFARTLEISNDPAPGYNIEQLAKKGTKLLDLPYAVKGMDCSFSGILASADALAAQMKAGADFTPADLCFSLQETVFAMLVEITERAMAHVGSSQVLIVGGVGCNERLQEMMGHMARERGGSVYATDERFCIDNGIMIAHAGLLAYETGFRTPLEESTCTQRFRTDEVFIEWRD; encoded by the coding sequence ATGGCCTTCTCACGCAAGTCCTCCTACATCGCCCTTGGGTGCGAAGGCTCAGCCAACAAGCTCGGCATCGGCGTCATTCTTCACACCGCGACCGAGACAAAGATCCTCTCCAACCTCCGCGACACCTTTGTCTCGCCCCCCGGCACCGGCTTCCTCCCTAAGGACACGGCCGCCCACCACCGAGCACACTTTGTCCGTCTCGCCCGTGAGGCCCTCGCGGAGGCCCGTGTTTCTCCTGAGGATGTCGACTGCATTTGCTACACAAAGGGACCTGGTATGGGTGCTCCGCTCAACTCGGTCGCTGTCGCTGCGAGAGCGCTGTCTCTGCTTTGGGATCGGCCGCTTGTTGGCGTGAACCATTGTGTTGGACATATTGAGATGGGACGATATATCACTGGCGCCGATAACCCCGTCGTGCTGTACGTGTCGGGCGGAAACTCGCAGGTTATCGCCTATGCCGAGCAGCGGTACCGTATCTTTGGAGAGACACTCGACATCGCCGTGGGAAACTGCCTGGACCGGTTCGCCCGTACTCTAGAGATTAGCAACGACCCCGCGCCGGGCTACAACATCGAGCAGCTCGCCAAGAAGGGCACaaagctcctcgacctccccTACGCCGTCAAGGGTATGGACTGCTCATTCTCAGGCATCCTTGCTTCTGCGGACGCGCTCGCAGCGCAGATGAAGGCCGGCGCCGACTTTACCCCCGCGGACCTGTGCTTCTCTCTCCAGGAGACGGTATTCGCCATGCTGGTCGAGATCACGGAGCGTGCCATGGCGCACGTGGGTTCGTCGCAGGTGCTCATCGTGGGCGGCGTCGGCTGCAACGAGCGGCTGCAGGAGATGATGGGCCACATGGCGCGCGAGCGAGGGGGATCCGTCTACGCCACCGACGAGAGGTTCTGCATCGACAACGGCATCATGATTGCCCACGCCGGTCTGCTGGCCTATGAGACGGGGTTTCGCACGCCCCTGGAGGAGAGCACCTGTACGCAGCGCTTCAGGACCGACGAGGTCTTTATCGAATGGAGAGACTGA
- a CDS encoding Enhancer of polycomb-like protein: MSSRKVRVKKLSVKTTLPVLREDQIDPSEYEALTTENQIATGVEQAEENEYHLQTILKEAGTSNDQEIPVPPPQESDINYDELYPVPFHKPSSYIRFSQTVEECITCLYDMTTEDDEFLKQYNSKPPAAGLLSEDDFERIMEVFEDTAAEQTPFASVDNTVAAYDMMVPALNHLGSPVLMHHAKPVYEYWKSRRLEAGNKPLHPTLKFETHQETDDADPFVCFRRREARQTRKTRARDNKIAETLKKLRRELEDGRQLVLMAYEREMLKRELLTMDRAVFEERARLKGIKLRLGIKGEDEDLVNQKPQKRKPVDAPVVQRPPGVHLRQPVRSDGRTLDADLVQLADKLAEKDNELRLDIEMKVQNHRKWNQNHIDLTRDPLSPVKDQGMELKFRPAKTQYLMTPPASNSSEMDVDEDAPDAMQLDKREPPVFQFSAGSSEPPRNNHPAFRRRIGRLNRLWIDRRGMVTPPREMSDEQSDRWKYDSDSDDDEPPVYEVDPFDTRALKFRATIPLNPYMFRPRPAVPPEAVAAAQAQAAAQAGNRGLPSAAAVAAHAHAQAHAQAAAQAHLAAQAQAKAAAAAQAQAAAQAQAQAQAAAS; encoded by the exons ATGTCATCACGCAAGGTCCGCGTCAAGAAGTTGAGCGTCAAGACGACGCTCCCCGTCCTTCGCGAAGACCAGATCGACCCCTCCGAGTACGAAGCCCTCACAACCGAGAACCAAATCGCGACCGGCGTCGAGCAGGCCGAGGAAAAT GAATACCATCTGCAAACCATTCTCAAGGAAGCGGGTACAAGCAATGACCAAGAAATTCCCGTTCCGCCTCCCCAGGAGAGCGACATCAACTACGATGAGCTCTATCCTGTTCCCTTTCATAAACCTTCCTCTTATATCCGCTTCTCCCAGACTGTCGAGGAATGCATCACATGTCTCTATGACATGACCACCGAAGATGATGAGTTCCTCAAGCAGTACAATAGTAAACCCCCTGCCGCGGGCCTTCTCTCCGAAGATGACTTTGAACGCATCATGGAGGTGTTTGAGGACACCGCCGCAGAGCAGACTCCATTTGCGTCAGTCGACAATACTGTTGCCGCCTATGACATGATGGTCCCAGCTCTCAACCACCTTGGCTCACCAGTCTTGATGCACCATGCAAAGCCGGTGTACGAGTACTGGAAGTCAAGACGGTTGGAAGCTGGCAACAAGCCCCTGCATCCCACCCTCAAGTTTGAGACTCACCAGGAGACTGATGATGCGGACCCCTTTGTCTGTTTCAGACGGAGAGAGGCCCGTCAAACTCGAAAGACGCGAGCTCGTGACAACAAGATCGCAGAAACTCTCAAGAAACTGCGGCGCGAGCTTGAAGATGGCCGGCAATTGGTCCTCATGGCATACGAGCGTGAAATGCTGAAGCGAGAGCTGCTGACCATGGATCGTGCTGTCTTTGAGGAGAGGGCAAGGCTTAAGGGGATCAAGCTTCGGTTGGGGATCAAAGGAGAGGACGAAGATCTCGTCAACCAGAAG CCCCAAAAGAGAAAGCCCGTGGATGCGCCAGTGGTGCAACGACCGCCTGGAGTCCACCTGCGGCAACCTGTGCGGTCGGATGGTAGAACGCTCGACGCCGATCTCGTCCAGCTGGCAGACAAGCTGGCAGAGAAGGACAATGAGCTGCGGCTTGACATAGAAATGAAGGTCCAGAACCACCGCAAGTGGAACCAGAACCATATTGATCTCACTCGAGATCCGCTTTCGCCTGTCAAGGACCAGGGCATGGAGCTGAAGTTCCGACCGGCCAAGACGCAATACTTGATGACGCCTCCCGCGTCGAATTCCTCAGAAATGGATGTGGATGAGGACGCACCTGATGCTATGCAACTGGACAAGCGTGAGCCGCCCGTCTTCCAGTTCAGCGCTGGATCGAGTGAGCCACCTCGGAACAATCATCCGGCGTTCCGTCGACGAATTGGCCGACTGAATCGACTCTGGATCGACCGAAGAGGCATGGTGACGCCGCCGCGGGAGATGAGTGATGAACAGTCAGACCGGTGGAAGTACGACTCAGActctgatgatgacgagccACCGGTGTATGAGGTCGATCCGTTTGACACTCGAGCGCTCAAGTTCAGAGCGACGATTCCGCTCAACCCATATATGTTTAGACCACGGCCGGCGGTGCCGCCAGAAGCAGTGGCGGCAGCGCAAGCGCAGGCTGCAGCACAAGCTGGAAACCGAGGACTACCGTCGGCGGCAGCAGTGGCAGCGCATGCCCACGCTCAAGCCCATGCGCAGGCGGCAGCACAAGCGCACCTGGCAGCGCAAGCGCAAGCTAaagcggcggcagcggcgcaGGCACAGGCGGCGGcacaagctcaagctcaagctcaggCTGCGGCATCGTGA
- a CDS encoding Calcineurin subunit B: MGNTTSAVLDNLVQGSNFDRDEVDRLRKRFMKLDKDNSGTIERDEFLSLPQISSNPLATRMIAIFDEDGGGDVDFQEFVTGLSAFSSKGNKEQKLQFAFKVYDIDRDGYISNGELFIVLKMMVGSNLKDQQLQQIVDKTIMEADLDKDGKISFEEFTKMVENTDVSMSMTVDQF, encoded by the exons ATGGGCAATACCACCAGCGCAGTCCTGGACAACCTCGTCCAAGGGTCCAACT TCGACAGAGACGAGGTCGATCGTTTGCGGAAGCGGTTTATGAAGCTGGACAAG GACAACTCTGGCACGATCGAACGCGATGAATTCCTCAGCCTTCCTCAGATCTCGTCCAACCCTCTGGCAACACG AATGATCGccatctttgacgaggacggcggcggcgacgtcGACTTCCAAGAGTTCGTCACAGGCCTCTCGGCCTTCAGCAGCAAGGGCAACAAGGAGCAGAAGCTGCAGTTCGCCTTCAAGGTCTACGACATTGACCGCGACGGCTACATCAGCAACGGCGAGCTCTTCATCGTGCTCAAGATGATGGTCGGCAGCAACCTCAAGGACCAGCAGCTGCAGCAGATCGTCGACAAGACCATCATGGAGGccgacctcgacaaggacggcaagatcAGCTTTGAAGAGTTTACCAAGATGGTGGAGAATACCGATGTCAGCATGAGCATGACTGTCG ATCAGTTCTAA
- a CDS encoding FCP1-like proteiny domain-containing protein, whose translation MSHKLSAAASLSIRRSLGAYTSRIVRHSQSYSSSSHYVPGLLPSKTMTGYTTSTAPARVAIPGLTLAAQSVDVAPKKMPYVIPRIRNRRSKYVILNTITGLANHRLFRTPSGPRDEASSADARQNRASSPPKVPSNESGGVPNPTPQYMAQAHLEPHRLAQPRRILIVMDLNGTLLHRPNKRRPFHFVERPHAKAFMSYCLDTFHVAIWSSARPDNVSKMVDQLLTPEQRERCLLVWGRDTFGLCKADYDAKVQVYKRLTSVWSDPRIMGAHPAVQAGGKWDQTNTILVDDSLEKARSEPFNLLQIPEFSGLSTEMPNVLPQVHDYLNNLAHEADISRFVRRSPFKLDPAYTLEQAPAKSKAKKRPQPKLTE comes from the coding sequence aTGTCACACAAGctttcagcagcagcatctttGAGTATCCGTCGCTCGCTCGGCGCCTACACTTCGCGCATCGTTAGACACTCGCAGTCTtactcttcctcgtcgcatTATGTCCCTGGTCTGCTCCCGTCCAAGACAATGACGGGATATACTACTTCTACGGCGCCTGCGCGCGTCGCGATACCTGGCCTCACACTCGCTGCGCAATCAGTAGACGTGGCGCCAAAGAAGATGCCCTACGTTATTCCGAGAATACGAAATCGTCGGTCCAAGTATGtcatcctcaacaccatcacggGCCTAGCTAACCATCGCCTCTTCAGAACTCCCTCCGGCCCCAGAGATGAAGCCAGTTCCGCAGACGCCAGACAAAACCGCGCCTCCTCACCTCCAAAAGTCCCCAGCAATGAATCCGGTGGTGTCCCAAACCCAACACCTCAATACATGGCCCAGGCCCATCTCGAACCCCATCGCCTAGCCCAGCCGCGCcgcatcctcatcgtcatggaCCTCAACGgcaccctcctccaccgccCCAACAAGCGCCGCCCCTTCCACTTCGTCGAGCGCCCTCACGCGAAAGCATTCATGTCCTACTGCCTCGACACCTTCCACGTGGCCATCTGGTCCTCGGCCCGCCCCGACAACGTGAGCAAGATGGTTGATCAGCTGCTCACCCCGGAGCAGCGCGAGCGGTGCCTCCTCGTCTGGGGCCGCGACACCTTTGGTCTCTGCAAGGCCGACTACGATGCCAAAGTCCAGGTCTACAAGCGCCTCACCAGCGTGTGGTCCGACCCCCGCATCATGGGGGCTCACCCTGCGGTTCAGGCCGGCGGCAAGTGGGATCAGACAAACACCATTCTCGTCGACGACTCGCTCGAAAAGGCCCGGAGCGAGCCCTTCAACCTTCTCCAGATCCCCGAGTTCTCTGGCCTGTCCACCGAGATGCCCAATGTCCTGCCTCAGGTTCACGACTACCTGAACAACCTCGCCCACGAGGCCGACATTAGTCGATTCGTCCGTCGATCGCCCTTTAAACTCGACCCAGCCTATACTCTAGAACAAGCCCCGGCCAAGTCCAAAGCCAAGAAAAGGCCTCAGCCAAAGCTGACTGAGTAG
- a CDS encoding RRNA biogenesis protein RRP36, translating into MAFKRKSTALGLERRVRPRREDQWEEDPESQGSSSDDDDEVEEEGIRGQHDDEDDEDEEGSDSEEGSEDESDPEEQTPKVDLSSISFGALAKAQASLPSSSRRSKSSKQTTETSRTETTPAPRKSTRSKDDPKPKRSSKHAPQEQSSKKPVSRRREIIPDTRRQYRDPRFDPLVGKVDEEKASRAYAFLDEYREKEMSDLRAQIKKTKDTNTKENLKRQLQAMESRKKARKRKEEEENLLKEHRKKEKELVAQGKTPFYLKRSEQKKQLLVKRYEGMSKGQVDRAIERKRKKVAGKEKKELDWLQGARERG; encoded by the exons ATGGCTTTCAAGCGCAAGTCGACAGCGCTGGGGTTGGAGAGGAGGGTGCGTCCGAGAAGGGAGGATCAGTGGGAGGAGGATCCGGAGAGCCAGGGTTCTTCgagtgacgatgatgatgaggttgaggaggagggtatTCGAGGTCAacacgacgacgaggatgatgaagatgaggaaggcTCAGACTCGGAAGAAGGGTCAGAAGATGAGTCTGAC CCCGAAGAACAAACCCCCAAAGTCGACCTCTCCTCAATCTCTTTTGGCGCCCTAGCGAAAGCCCAAGCCTCTctcccatcctcatcccgCCGCTCAAAATCCTCCAAGCAAACGACCGAAACCTCACGCACAGAAACAACCCCTGCCCCTCGAAAATCTACCAGGTCAAAGGACgatcccaagcccaagcgaTCCTCTAAGCACGCGCCCCAGGAGCAATCCTCCAAGAAGCCTGTCTCGCGCCGTCGCGAGATTATTCCCGATACGAGGCGACAGTACCGCGATCCGCGATTTGATCCCCTTGTAGGAAAGGTGGATGAGGAAAAGGCCAGCAGGGCGTATGCATTCCTGGACGAGTACCGCGAAAAGGAAATGTCCGATCTCCGCGCACAGATCAAGAAGACCAAAGACACCAATACGAAAGAAAATCTAAAGCGACAACTCCAAGCGATGGAGTCACGGAAAAAGGCCCGCAAgcgcaaggaggaggaggaaaaccTGCTAAAGGAGCAcaggaagaaggagaaggagctcgTGGCGCAGGGAAAGACGCCCTTCTACCTCAAGAGGAGcgagcagaagaagcagctcctGGTGAAGCGGTACGAGGGCATGAGCAAGGGGCAGGTCGACAGGGCTATCGAGAGGAAGCGGAAGAAGGTTGcgggcaaggagaagaaggagttggATTGGCTTCAGGGGGCGAGGGAGCGTGGTTAA